One genomic region from Amycolatopsis sp. FBCC-B4732 encodes:
- the aroQ gene encoding type II 3-dehydroquinate dehydratase, translating to MKAFVFNGPNLGRLGKREPSVYGSTTHDDLAALCVATGEELGIEVEVRQTDHEGEMVGWLHEAADGGHPVVLNAGAWTHYSIAVRDAAAQLSAPLIELHISNVHKREAFRHHSVLSDIATAVIAGLGVDGYPLALRWLAAHPG from the coding sequence GTGAAGGCGTTCGTGTTCAACGGCCCCAACCTGGGCCGGCTCGGCAAGCGCGAGCCGTCGGTCTACGGCTCGACCACCCACGACGACCTCGCCGCGCTGTGCGTCGCGACCGGCGAGGAACTGGGGATCGAGGTCGAGGTCCGCCAGACCGACCACGAAGGCGAAATGGTCGGCTGGCTGCACGAAGCCGCGGACGGCGGTCATCCGGTGGTGCTCAACGCGGGCGCGTGGACGCACTACTCGATCGCGGTGCGCGACGCCGCCGCGCAGCTGTCCGCCCCGCTGATCGAGCTGCACATCTCGAACGTGCACAAGCGGGAGGCGTTCCGGCACCACAGCGTGCTTTCGGACATCGCGACCGCGGTGATCGCGGGCCTCGGCGTCGACGGCTACCCGCTCGCCCTGCGCTGGCTCGCCGCCCACCCGGGATGA
- the aroB gene encoding 3-dehydroquinate synthase, which translates to MSDPVRIPVATAHPYDVVVGRGLLGDLTAQLADASKIALIHPPTLTTTAEAIREELIAAGLDAHRVEIPDAEDGKALTVASFCWEVLGRIGLDRRGVVVGLGGGAVTDLAGFVAGTWMRGVRLINVPTTLLGMVDAAVGGKTGINTEAGKNLVGVFHEPSAVFVDLATLETLPPNELVAGMAEVVKTGFIADPRILELIEADPAAALDASGDVLAELVRRSIQVKADVVAADLRESDLREILNYGHTLGHAIERRERYRWRHGAAVSVGLVFAAELARLAGRLDDATAERHASVLKLIGLPTTYDADALPQLLETMKGDKKTRSGVLRFVVLDDLAKPGRLEGPDPSLLAAAYSAIAADAPKSGGSILL; encoded by the coding sequence GTGTCCGATCCGGTGCGCATCCCCGTCGCCACCGCCCACCCGTACGACGTCGTGGTCGGCCGCGGCCTGCTCGGCGACCTGACCGCGCAGCTGGCCGACGCCTCGAAGATCGCGCTGATCCACCCGCCCACGCTGACGACCACGGCCGAGGCGATCCGCGAGGAGCTGATCGCGGCGGGCCTGGACGCGCACCGCGTCGAGATCCCGGACGCCGAGGACGGCAAGGCGCTGACCGTCGCGAGCTTCTGCTGGGAGGTGCTCGGCCGGATCGGGCTGGACCGCCGCGGGGTCGTGGTCGGGCTCGGCGGCGGTGCCGTCACCGACCTCGCCGGGTTCGTCGCGGGCACGTGGATGCGCGGCGTCCGGCTGATCAACGTGCCGACCACGCTGCTGGGCATGGTCGACGCGGCGGTCGGCGGCAAGACCGGCATCAACACCGAGGCCGGCAAGAACCTGGTCGGGGTGTTCCACGAGCCGAGCGCGGTGTTCGTCGACCTCGCGACGCTGGAGACGCTGCCGCCGAACGAGCTCGTCGCCGGCATGGCCGAGGTCGTGAAGACCGGCTTCATCGCCGACCCGCGGATCCTCGAGCTGATCGAGGCCGACCCGGCCGCGGCGCTCGACGCGAGCGGCGACGTGCTGGCCGAGCTGGTCCGCCGCTCGATCCAGGTGAAGGCCGACGTCGTCGCGGCGGACCTGCGCGAGTCCGACCTGCGGGAGATCCTCAACTACGGCCACACCCTCGGCCACGCCATCGAGCGTCGCGAGCGGTACCGGTGGCGCCACGGGGCCGCGGTGAGCGTCGGGCTGGTGTTCGCCGCCGAGCTGGCGCGCCTGGCCGGGCGCCTCGACGACGCGACGGCCGAGCGCCACGCGTCGGTGCTCAAGCTGATCGGCCTGCCGACGACGTACGACGCCGACGCGCTGCCGCAGCTGTTGGAAACCATGAAGGGCGACAAGAAAACCCGGTCCGGGGTGCTGCGGTTCGTAGTCCTCGACGACCTCGCCAAGCCCGGCCGGCTCGAGGGCCCGGACCCGTCGCTGCTGGCGGCCGCGTACTCGGCGATCGCGGCGGACGCTCCGAAGAGCGGCGGGAGCATCCTCCTGTGA